The Hyla sarda isolate aHylSar1 chromosome 3, aHylSar1.hap1, whole genome shotgun sequence genome contains the following window.
CCAGGAACGGGAGTATAAATCCAACAACCAACGCATAATAGTTCATATACATTACCCTCTGCCATGCTGACATCACCGCAGGCTCAAAGCACCTTGTAGCATTTTGCCGGACACTGATACCAGAAAGTAGGAAGGGTGTTGTACTTAGACCTGTAAAAACCCAGATAGCTGCACAAACTTTTCGAGCTGTCTTTACTTTGATTGTTTCTGTGTGCACCACTGACTTATAGCGGAAAATGCTTAAACAAGCCATGAAAAAGATACTGGAGTACATGCTGCAATAGAAAGAGAATGTAGTAAGACGACACAGAATGTCCCCAAAAATCCATGTCCCATCCTTGTAGTAATAGGTTATCCTTAGAGGCAGGAAAACTATAAAAACAAGATCAGCCACTGCAAGGTTTAGTAGGCATATAGTTGAATGTCCCTTCTTTTTCCTGACCATGCAAAAAACATACACGGCAACCCCATTAAACAGCAAGCCGCCGAAAAAAACTATGGTATAGACAACGGTATACACCAGATACTTGTAATCATCTTCTGTGGGGCAGGGGTGTATGGGGTCCGCTTCACTGTTGTTCATCTGTAAAGATATAAATAAAGTGTATGTTATAAGAACATTCAGGTCTCAATGACTCATAGTAGTGTCACATGGGCCTCAGTGATGAAACGCAATGTGGTCAGAACCAAGGTCCTGACTATTCTGAGGAAGTGCAATCTATCTGTCAAGCCCTCATAACTATGAGAAAAATACTCTAGTTGGGCTATGTTTAACACTGATATTTAGATCATTCAATTAGGTTTCTGTTGTCCCTGTGTTCACGGTCTGCCTTACGGGCGTGTGACCCATACAGCTACATTACCCTGCACTAGTGAATGGGGCACCAGCTCAGCACTCCCCATTCAGACCAAACTGTCTTTTAGTTGTAGTTATATAGTTGTGGCCCATTCTGTGtacccatatagttgtagacagCCCCCACAAACATACTGCCCCCAGCCATATGCTGCCCCACATCGATGCTCCACTGCTCCTTTGGTCTGGGGTTGGGACCATCTACTATGAGCCATATCAGTAGGTCTCCCGATCGGAGGAGCAGTGAAGCATCCCGGATCAGATGTTCTCCCCCAGGGTCCAGACTGACATCCTCCTGGTTTGATCCTTTGAGCGCAACATCAGCTATCATCAGGGGCATAATGTTAGTTGGTGTGCACTGCACATCCCCCTCTGCAGTCACAAATACTAGCAGCCACGGTTTAAATGTGATTCGGCGGTGGCTGCCACTTTAAGATCAGGCATAATGGGCCGCAACTACTTGAAGAGCAGTGACCAGTGGATGCTACATAATAACCAGGACAAAGGTCCCAAATCTTGGACTTTCCTGATAACACTAAGATGTCTGGTCTACAGTATGaatgtatataaagtctatgagactgtcacgatgccggctggcaggtagtggatcctctgtgccagagagggattggcgtggaccgtgctagtggatcggttctaagtcactactggttttcaccagagcccgccgcaaagcgggatggtcttgctgcggcggtagtgaccaggtcgtatccactagcaacggctcacctctctggctgctgaagataggcgcggtacaagggagtagacagaagcaaggtcggacgtagcagaaggtcggggcaggcagcaaggatcgtagtcaggggcaacggcaggaggtctggaacacaggctaggaacacacaaggaaacgctttcactggcacaatggcaacaagatccggcaaggaagtgcaggggaagtgaggtgatatagggaagtgcacaggtgaagacactaattggaatcactgcgccaatcagcggcgcagtggccctttaaatcgcaaagacccggcgcgcgcgcgccctagggagcggggccgcgcgcgccgggacaggaccgagggagagcgagtcaggtacgggagccggggtgcgcatcgcgagcgggcgctacccgcatcgcgaatcgcatcccggct
Protein-coding sequences here:
- the LOC130360626 gene encoding cysteinyl leukotriene receptor 2-like, giving the protein MNNSEADPIHPCPTEDDYKYLVYTVVYTIVFFGGLLFNGVAVYVFCMVRKKKGHSTICLLNLAVADLVFIVFLPLRITYYYKDGTWIFGDILCRLTTFSFYCSMYSSIFFMACLSIFRYKSVVHTETIKVKTARKVCAAIWVFTGLSTTPFLLSGISVRQNATRCFEPAVMSAWQRVMYMNYYALVVGFILPFLAIIVCNGLLIKHIVTIPMEKKTIRKQVTMIVLILLVCCVCFLPYHIQRTVHLHYLLYHPDICTLHGVLQKTVVTTLCLAVLNTCLDPLLYVFVGHGYKAWLQLLCMPKMAANVKSSSTATSGMQEAIVEEIPMNENGQMSSNEQNNVTLICFNRNPTEPQPVAQDPLLACDPIVCDSPQAL